One Enterococcus silesiacus genomic window carries:
- a CDS encoding thioredoxin reductase: MSQEIYDLIVIGGGSAALSAGIYAGRAMLDTLIIEKDKIGGQVTTTSEIVNYPAIRATTGPELMEDMRLQALDFGVEFTTDEIIDVDLSQTVKTVKSATKTYQAYAVIIATGASARKIGFPGEVEFTGRGIAYCSTCDGEFFQGLDIFVLGGGYAAAEEAVYLTRYGKSVTMIIREPDFTCAKLTAEAAKQHPDIKIVYNTEVKEITGDDFVRKAVFINNETGEETTYEAPADSTFGMFVFAGNKPSTEIFEGKVELDRGYVPTNENMETNVPGVYAAGDLRIKELRQIVTAVADGAIAATNAQKYITEEKTKAGLPIVNERMEKRLAKQHAETKETQPKAENKPAKATSGNNTWFPDAMREQLGGIFGKLTKNVTLLQVMDSGEEKSLELNSFLTEFASLSDKILLETVQKGAGADVEAKYGIDKLPSVVVLNDQGEYTGIKFSGIPSGHEVNSIVLAVYNVGSAGQPIEEPVVNKIKELPKKKVQIFVSLTCHYCPDVVAACQRIASINHNVEAEMIDIGVFPELKTEKKIMSVPAMIIDDKDIVFGSKNMDEIVEILEK; encoded by the coding sequence ATGAGTCAAGAAATTTATGATTTAATCGTAATCGGCGGCGGATCAGCTGCTTTATCAGCTGGAATTTATGCAGGTCGTGCGATGTTGGATACATTGATTATCGAAAAAGATAAGATCGGCGGACAAGTAACGACGACTTCTGAAATCGTAAACTACCCAGCGATCCGTGCCACAACGGGTCCTGAATTGATGGAAGACATGCGTTTACAAGCCTTGGATTTCGGTGTTGAATTTACAACAGACGAAATCATTGATGTTGATTTAAGCCAAACTGTAAAAACTGTGAAGTCTGCTACTAAAACCTATCAAGCCTATGCTGTGATCATCGCAACAGGTGCTTCAGCCCGTAAAATTGGATTCCCTGGTGAAGTTGAATTTACAGGACGCGGCATTGCATATTGTTCAACATGTGATGGTGAATTTTTCCAAGGATTAGATATTTTCGTACTTGGCGGCGGATATGCAGCAGCAGAAGAAGCCGTTTATTTAACTCGTTATGGTAAATCAGTCACAATGATCATTCGCGAACCTGATTTTACGTGTGCTAAATTAACAGCGGAAGCTGCCAAACAACATCCAGATATCAAAATCGTCTACAATACCGAAGTCAAAGAAATCACTGGAGATGACTTTGTTCGTAAAGCTGTTTTTATCAATAACGAAACTGGTGAAGAAACGACATACGAAGCACCAGCAGACAGCACGTTTGGGATGTTTGTTTTTGCTGGAAATAAACCAAGTACAGAAATTTTTGAAGGCAAAGTCGAATTAGATCGCGGCTATGTACCGACAAATGAAAATATGGAAACCAATGTTCCAGGCGTTTATGCAGCTGGAGATTTACGTATCAAAGAATTACGTCAAATCGTGACAGCTGTTGCAGATGGTGCAATCGCTGCAACGAATGCTCAAAAATACATCACTGAAGAAAAAACAAAAGCTGGTTTGCCAATCGTCAATGAACGGATGGAAAAACGTTTAGCAAAACAACATGCTGAAACTAAAGAAACACAACCAAAAGCAGAAAATAAACCTGCTAAAGCAACAAGTGGCAATAACACATGGTTCCCAGATGCAATGAGAGAGCAATTAGGTGGTATTTTCGGTAAATTAACGAAGAATGTAACCTTATTACAAGTCATGGATAGTGGCGAAGAGAAATCACTCGAATTAAATTCTTTCTTAACTGAGTTTGCATCATTAAGCGATAAAATTTTGTTGGAAACTGTTCAAAAAGGTGCAGGTGCTGACGTAGAAGCAAAATATGGTATCGATAAATTACCAAGCGTTGTTGTGTTAAATGATCAAGGGGAGTACACAGGAATCAAGTTTAGTGGTATTCCAAGCGGACATGAAGTCAACTCAATCGTCTTAGCTGTTTATAATGTAGGAAGTGCTGGTCAGCCAATAGAAGAACCAGTCGTTAATAAAATCAAAGAATTACCTAAAAAGAAAGTACAGATTTTTGTATCATTGACCTGTCATTATTGCCCAGATGTCGTAGCAGCGTGTCAGCGGATTGCTTCAATCAATCATAACGTTGAAGCTGAAATGATCGATATCGGTGTTTTCCCAGAGTTGAAAACAGAAAAGAAAATCATGAGTGTTCCAGCAATGATCATTGATGATAAAGACATTGTTTTTGGTTCTAAAAATATGGACGAAATCGTTGAAATTTTAGAAAAATAG
- a CDS encoding alkyl hydroperoxide reductase (with AhpF catalyzes the conversion of alkyl hydroperoxides to their corresponding alcohols; AhpC reduced the hydroperoxide substrate): MNLINTKLLDFECDAYQDGDFIKVSTADVLGKWSIFFFYPADFSFVCPTELGDMQDHYDHLKELNCEVYSVSEDSHFVHKAWADATDTIGKIKYPMLADPNGKIARFFGVLNEDLGQAYRGTFIVSPEGEIKSYEINDMGIGRNADELVRKLEASQFVAEHGDKVCPANWKPGEETIAPSLDLVGKI, from the coding sequence ATGAACTTAATCAACACAAAACTATTAGATTTCGAATGTGACGCATACCAAGACGGAGACTTTATTAAAGTTTCAACAGCAGACGTATTAGGTAAATGGAGTATCTTCTTCTTCTATCCAGCTGACTTTTCATTTGTTTGTCCAACAGAACTTGGCGACATGCAAGATCATTACGATCACTTAAAAGAGTTGAATTGTGAAGTTTACTCAGTATCTGAAGATAGCCACTTTGTTCATAAAGCTTGGGCGGATGCGACTGATACGATCGGTAAAATCAAATACCCAATGTTAGCTGATCCAAATGGTAAAATTGCTCGTTTCTTCGGTGTTTTAAATGAAGATTTAGGTCAAGCATACCGTGGAACATTTATCGTTAGCCCAGAAGGCGAAATCAAATCTTACGAAATCAATGATATGGGTATCGGCCGTAATGCAGATGAACTAGTTCGTAAATTAGAAGCGTCTCAATTTGTTGCGGAGCACGGTGATAAAGTTTGTCCTGCAAACTGGAAACCAGGCGAAGAAACAATCGCACCAAGTTTAGACTTAGTTGGTAAAATCTAA